From a region of the Oryza sativa Japonica Group chromosome 6, ASM3414082v1 genome:
- the LOC112939412 gene encoding putative FBD-associated F-box protein At5g56440, whose translation MVVVPLEALPDDGLPAAAAAEEEDVMVVDRVEALPDDGLPAAVAPVEAAAPVGEDPMVVIPDDAVLRIISFLPLESAIRTTVLSKEWLRLWKEDWGQKSRRYEIRARCAPSVEDLLKILEEERRLERLSVVVHTIMKSSHLREIIERSADRRVEQLHVELTNPNVVDKVRFHLPILSRVIALQHLSLRQIVVSKMRFKPQQRFNELSEICFHFVSIESYMLRNVITRCPNLRVLDLRSCFDLDAVAISPGGPKLSSLTIAGCKHLNKVNVVGVTSLRSVFYSGRFLSSFYLPRTSRRSSFTDLYICYDGPIIPMVFGKWAQDALSKLSNLSNLTICSNSLTACLIVPSLPDEERTTQLKWLGGFRRLKELQLLMFDIKTINVFDIYAFLQSFHFPNLTKLFLQLPRIREDVQEAVREDVLQSMSEGVPEYALDNLKVVRMMNFNRTRIEMHLVRFFLRKARNINSLQLVSLFHNAIPLGLAVQQGDIIQGALASGVIQESNSGAGTTQPCHSEVFIDF comes from the exons aTGGTGGTGGTTCCCCTCGAGGCGCTTCCCGACGACGGCcttcctgcggcggcggcggcggaggaggaggacgtcaTGGTGGTGGACCGCGTCGAGGCGCTTCCCGACGACGGCCTTCCTGCGGCGGTGGCCCCGGTGGAGGCAGCGGCCCCGGTGGGGGAGGACCCCATGGTGGTGATTCCCGACGACGCGGTTCTGCGCATCATCAGCTTCCTCCCGCTCGAGTCCGCCATCCGCACGACGGTGCTCTCCAAGGAGTGGCTAAGGCTGTGGAAGGAGGATTGGGGCCAGAAATCCAGGCGCTACGAGATCCGCGCCCGCTGCGCACCTTCCGTGGAGGACCTCCTCAAGATCCTGGAGGAGGAGCGCCGCCTCGAGCGCCTCTCCGTCGTCGTCCACACCATCATGAAGAGCTCTCACCTGAGAGAAATCATCGAGAGAtccgccgaccgccgcgtcGAGCAGCTCCACGTCGAGCTGACCAACCCGAATGTTGTAGACAAGGTCAGGTTCCACTTGCCGATCTTGAGCCGCGTGATCGCGCTCCAGCACCTCTCGCTCCGCCAAATCGTCGTCTCCAAGATGCGCTTCAAGCCGCAGCAGCGCTTCAACGAGCTCTCAGAAATCTGCTTCCACTTCGTCTCCATCGAGAGCTACATGCTGAGAAATGTGATCACGCGCTGCCCCAATCTCCGGGTTCTGGACCTTCGCAGCTGCTTtgacctcgacgccgtcgccatctCGCCGGGCGGGCCGAAGCTGAGCAGTCTCACCATCGCCGGGTGCAAGCATCTCAATAAGGTGAACGTCGTCGGTGTAACCAGCCTCCGCTCCGTCTTCTACAGCGGCCGCTTCCTCTCGTCCTTCTACCTGCCGCGCACAAGTCGCCGCTCCTCCTTCACCGACCTGTACATCTGCTACGATGGCCCGATAATCCCCATGGTGTTCGGTAAATGGGCACAGGATGCACTTTCCAAACTCTCCAATCTCTCCAACCTCACCATCTGCAGCAATTCCCTCacggcctgtttg ATTGTGCCTAGTTTGCCTGATGAAGAACGAACTACCCAGTTGAAATGGCTTGGCGGCTTTCGGCGTTTGAAAGAGTTGCAGTTGCTCATGTTTGACATAAAGACCATCAACGTGTTTGATATCTATGCGTTCCTCCAGAGCTTCCACTTCCCAAATCTGACCAAACTCTTCCTGCAG CTCCCAAGAATCAGGGAAGATGTGCAGGAGGCGGTGAGAGAAGATGTGCTGCAGTCGATGAGCGAAGGTGTGCCAGAGTATGCCTTAGATAACCTTAAGGTGGTAAGAATGATGAACTTCAACAGGACCAGAATTGAGATGCATCTTGTGAGGTTTTTCTTGAGGAAAGCAAGAAACATCAATTCACTGCAACttgtttctctttttcacaatgcgATTCCGTTGGGTTTGGCTGTTCAACAAGGAGACATCATCCAAGGAGCTTTGGCGAGTGGCGTTATACAAGAGAGCAACTCTGGCGCTGGTACAACCCAGCCGTGTCATTCTGAGGTCTTCATCGATTTTTAG
- the LOC4341879 gene encoding COBRA-like protein 10, producing the protein MPLRRRWAALLLGVAVVLAVAAAGARAQDYNNGGGGDGEDEEEEEKPSFKAQEACNGAFLTYTFTEREKEYPRTKNATAQAFAFKATATVLNTMTEDLKAWQMFVGFQHKEILVTVGGAVLLDGTDLPANVSGGVTFAGYPMANLLNSIETAGDLTQIQAQIDITGTQFGVKPPTAPMPRTIKLSNPGFRCPKPTHKQSVMYVCCVKDPKFKAKKVNTTTRYLPRQKADLTIAYDVLQAFGNNYMVQVTIDNWSPIGRLDNWNLTWEWKRGEFIYKMRGAYTLNKEGPACVYSPAAGYYKDFDFTPAYSCEKRPIVVDLPPEREKDKDVGNIPFCCKNGTLLPPTMDESKSRAVFQMQVFKLPPDLNRTALYPPQNWKIIGKLNPQYACRQPVRVSPVVFPDQTGLMSSTPAVASWQVACNITRPKRRAAKCCVSFSAYYDDSVVPCNTCACGCGGGGGGGNDTATCDADARATPLPPEALLIPFDNRTAKGRAWAKIKHRRVPNPMPCGDNCGLSVNWHIMNNYKSGWAARITIFNWQDYTFKDWFAAVTMRDHYSGYENVYSFNGTKMGAPFNNSIFMQGLPGLTYLEPITDGRTPEDPRVPGKQQSVISFSRKDAPNVNIAKGEGFPKRLYFDGEECALPDTIPKPSSAHRRAAAAASLGQIVMAVVLVMVVAVVDSLCL; encoded by the coding sequence ATGCCgcttcggcggcggtgggcggcgcttTTGTtaggcgtcgccgtcgtccttgccgtcgccgccgccggcgcgcgtgCGCAGGACTAcaacaatggcggcggcggagacggcgaggatgaggaggaggaggagaagccgtCGTTCAAGGCGCAGGAGGCGTGCAACGGCGCGTTCCTGACGTACACGTTCACGGAGCGCGAGAAGGAGTACCCGCGGACCAAGAACGCGACGGCGCAGGCGTTCGCGTtcaaggcgacggcgacggtgctcaaCACCATGACCGAGGACCTCAAGGCGTGGCAGATGTTCGTCGGGTTCCAGCACAAGGAGATCCTCGTGAccgtcggcggcgccgtgctCCTCGACGGCACCGACCTCCCCGCCAACGTCTCCGGCGGCGTCACCTTCGCCGGGTACCCCATGGCCAACCTCCTCAACTCCATCGAGACCGCCGGCGACCTGACGCAGATCCAGGCCCAGATCGACATCACCGGCACCCAGTTCGGCGTCAAGCCGCCCACAGCGCCCATGCCCAGGACCATCAAGCTGTCCAACCCCGGGTTCCGTTGCCCCAAGCCCACACACAAGCAGAGCGTCATGTACGTGTGCTGCGTCAAGGACCCAAAATTCAAGGCCAAGAAGGTGAACACCACCACCCGCTACCTGCCGCGGCAGAAGGCCGACCTGACCATCGCCTACGACGTCCTCCAAGCGTTCGGCAACAACTACATGGTGCAGGTGACCATCGACAACTGGAGCCCCATCGGCCGGCTCGACAACTGGAACCTCACCTGGGAGTGGAAGCGCGGCGAGTTCATCTACAAAATGCGCGGCGCGTACACGCTCAACAAGGAAGGCCCCGCCTGCGTGTACAGCCCCGCCGCCGGCTACTACAAGGACTTCGACTTCACGCCGGCGTACAGCTGCGAGAAGCGGCCCATCGTCGTGGACCTCCCGCCGGAGCGCGAGAAGGACAAGGACGTCGGGAACATCCCCTTCTGCTGCAAGAACGGCACGCTGCTGCCGCCCACCATGGACGAGTCCAAGTCGCGGGCCGTGTTCCAGATGCAGGTGTTCAAGCTGCCGCCGGACCTCAACCGGACGGCGCTGTACCCGCCGCAGAACTGGAAGATCATCGGGAAGCTGAACCCGCAGTACGCGTGCAGGCAGCCGGTGAGGGTGAGCCCCGTGGTGTTCCCCGACCAGACGGGGCTCATGTCGTCCACCCCGGCCGTCGCGTCGTGGCAGGTGGCGTGCAACATCACCCGCCCCAAGAGGCGCGCCGCCAAGTGCTGCGTCTCCTTCTCCGCCTACTACGACGACTCCGTCGTGCCGTGCAACACCTGcgcctgcggctgcggcggcggcggcggcggcggcaacgacacGGCGACGTGCGACGCGGACGCACGcgccacgccgctgccgcccgaggCGCTGCTCATCCCGTTCGACAACCGCACGGCCAAGGGGCGCGCCTGGGCCAAGATCAAGCACCGCCGCGTGCCCAACCCGATGCCCTGCGGCGACAACTGCGGCCTCAGCGTCAACTGGCACATCATGAACAACTACAAGTCCGGGTGGGCGGCGCGGATCACCATCTTCAACTGGCAGGACTACACGTTCAAGGACTggttcgccgccgtcaccatgcGCGACCACTACAGCGGCTACGAGAACGTCTACTCCTTCAACGGCACCAAGATGGGGGCGCCGTTCAACAACAGCATCTTCATGCAGGGGTTGCCCGGGCTCACCTACCTCGAGCCGATCACCGACGGGAGGACGCCGGAGGACCCAAGGGTGCCCGGGAAGCAGCAGTCCGTCATCTCCTTCTCGCGGAAGGACGCGCCGAACGTCAACATTGCCAAGGGGGAAGGCTTCCCCAAGAGGCTCTACTTCGACGGCGAGGAGTGCGCGCTCCCGGACACGATACCCAAGCCGTCGAGCGCGCACCGgcgggccgccgcggcggcgagcctcgGGCAGATTGTCATGGCAGTAGTGCTTGTGATGGTTGTGGCGGTTGTGGACTCCTTGTGCTTATGA
- the LOC9270623 gene encoding uncharacterized protein: MVKRQREEEPATASQSGDDDSNSDEWKDFLNLDGGEEAAEVDDDCNLAPPEKDAEAAKASQSGDDDSNTDQWKGYLNLEDGEEAAEVDDDRNLDQPPEKDAEAAKVDVDRKLDQLPEKDAEAAKVDGDRITALQEKARVRILDFLPIKSVILMGSLCKRWREMYGLYWRDVAVDVELPTDGDALSKLEERAGQQEPKRRLRYFFLLVVERKNVQREYFNSCLEYAGKCSPEVIHISDRGGAGRKFKMHLTSKQLVRLSIIGVALGHFQGKFCEGVSFPTLEEIHIKNSTINKMDDLKNLVGACPILRVLDLRGCKTITQIDVDTAGEHLMSLTVMDCERVRRLTAGKHLRSFRYSGNFLTSLSLPDNDSLADLFIGFPRSQSTTPGPENSFKRLPDLSNLTFLTLCSTSLRAVTVAGNTIQTNLRSLRELQLLMFKLEPINLSDVRRFLNTCGYYPQLTKLFVQLPERDCTYTENTSSENVEGEQQDGFEKLDVVKMTNFKYDWNEIRLLQFLFKKAKLLQKLILVRPIPVPVDRPFRLQVPANVQLTDCADDSTVKSFHSELLTSKTN, encoded by the exons atggTGAAGCGGCAGCGGGAGGAGGAGCCGGCGACGGCCAGCCAATCCGGCGACGACGATTCCAACTCCGACGAGTGGAAGGACTTTCTAAACCTAGATGGTGGcgaagaggcggcggaggtggacgaCGACTGCAACCTGGCGCCGCCGGAGAAGGATGCagaggcggcgaaggcgagccaATCCGGCGACGACGATTCTAACACCGACCAGTGGAAGGGCTATCTAAATCTAGAAGATGGcgaagaggcggcggaggtggacgaCGACCGCAACCTGGATCAGCCGCCGGAGAAGGATGCGGAGGCGGCGAAGGTGGACGTCGACCGCAAGCTGGATCAGCTGCCGGAGAAGGATGCGGAGGCGGCGAAGGTGGACGGCGACCGCATCACGGCGCTGCAGGAGAAGGCTCGGGTGCGCATCCTCGACTTCCTCCCGATCAAGTCGGTGATCCTCATGGGTTCGCTCTGCAAACGGTGGCGGGAGATGTACGGCCTCTACTGGAGGGatgtcgccgtcgacgtcgagcTCCCCACCGACGGCGATGCGCTGAGCAAGCTAGAGGAACGCGCGGGGCAGCAGGAGCCGAAACGCCGCCTCCGctacttcttcctcctcgtcgtcgagaGAAAAAATGTTCAGAGAGAATACTTCAATTCCTGCCTCGAATACGCCGGCAAGTGCTCTCCCGAGGTCATCCACATCAGTGATCGAGGAGGAGCGGGCCGCAAGTTTAAGATGCACCTGACGAGCAAACAGCTCGTGCGCCTCTCGATAATCGGCGTCGCGTTGGGTCATTTCCAGGGCAAGTTTTGTGAAGGCGTCTCCTTCCCCACGCTCGAGGAAATCCACATCAAGAACTCCACTATCAATAAAATGGACGACCTCAAGAATCTAGTCGGCGCGTGCCCCATCCTCCGCGTCCTCGACCTGCGCGGATGCAAAACCATCACCCAAATCGACGTCGACACCGCTGGAGAGCACCTGATGAGCCTCACCGTCATGGACTGCGAACGCGTCCGACGGCTGACCGCCGGCAAACACCTGCGCTCCTTTCGCTACAGCGGTAACTTCCTGACGTCACTGTCCCTTCCGGACAACGACTCGCTTGCCGACCTCTTCATCGGCTTCCCGAGAAGCCAATCTACCACCCCGGGGCCCGAAAATTCGTTCAAACGCCTCCCAGATCTCTCGAACCTCACCTTCCTCACCCTGTGCAGCACTTCTCTCCGg GCTGTAACTGTGGCGGGTAATACCATTCAGACAAACTTGAGGAGTTTAAGAGAGCTTCAGTTGCTCATGTTCAAATTGGAACCGATCAACCTCAGTGACGTTCGTCGATTCCTGAACACCTGCGGCTACTACCCTCAGCTGACGAAGCTCTTTGTGCag CTCCCAGAAAGAGATTGCACATACACGGAGAACACTAGCTCAGAGAATGTGGAGGGGGAACAACAGGATGGCTTCGAAAAGCTTGATGTGGTAAAGATGACGAACTTCAAGTACGACTGGAATGAGATTCGGCTGCTGCAGTTTCTGTTCAAGAAGGCCAAACTCCTCCAGAAGCTGATACTAGTTCGTCCCATACCAGTACCGGTAGATCGCCCCTTCCGACTCCAGGTTCCCGCAAATGTCCAGCTAACTGATTGTGCTGATGATTCTACAGTCAAGTCATTTCATTCAGAACTCCTTACCTCGAAGACGAACTAG
- the LOC4341880 gene encoding synaptotagmin-3: MGLVGGLLGFGVGLPLGIAVAYLVYLRLFAPRRRLQDPIIRPLRDLDSETLQTTIPDIPLWVKCPDYERVDWINKFIFDMWPFLDKAICNTIRSVIRPTFDQYVGQYGIKSIEFGHLTLGALPPTFQGIKVYEMREKELVIEPVIRWASIANVIVKVKVHSFQVSAQLLDLHIMLTPRVTLKPLVPSFPCFANLCVSLMEKPHIDFGFKLLGGDVMAIPGLHRFVREKISKQIANLYHWPKLIQIPILDEASGATKKPVGILHVKVIRAMNLLKMDLLGKSDPYVKLRLSGEKLPSKKTSIKMSNLNPEWNEHFRFIVKDPETQILELRMFDWEKVKMHDKLGMQVVPLRLLTPYESKLFTLDLLKSMDPNDPHNKKNRGKLVVELTFDPFRDDSNSTILMSDGEGNVSVKRDVPPSGGLLLVSVENAEDVEGKRHTNPYAVVHFRGERKETKIIKKTRDPRWNEEFQFMVDEAPVDDKIHIEVVSKRRGLRLPFRNKESLGHVDINLVDVVNNGRINEKYHLINSRNGMVHVEMKWSTV; the protein is encoded by the exons ATGGGGCTCGTCGGTGGCCTCCTCGGCTTCGGCGTCGGCCTCCCCCTCGGCATCGCCGTCGCCTACCTCGTCTACCTCCGCTTGttcgcccctcgccgccgtctccag GATCCTATTATTAGACCACTACGCGACTTGGATTCTGAGACATTACAGACAACTATACCAGATATTCCGTTGTGGGTGAAGTGTCCAGATTATGAACGG GTTGACTGGATTAACAAGTTTATTTTTGATATGTGGCCCTTCCTTGATAAG GCAATCTGCAACACAATAAGAAGTGTAATCAGACCAACATTTGATCAATATGTTGGACAATATGGAATAAAATCAATTGAATTTGGGCACTTAACACTTGGGGCTCTTCCTCCTACGTTCCAAG GAATTAAAGTTTATGAAATGAGAGAAAAAGAGTTGGTAATTGAACCTGTGATTCGGTGGGCCAGCATAGCAAATGTAATTGTGAAAGTGAAGGTGCATTCTTTCCAAGTGTCGGCTCAG CTTTTAGATTTACATATAATGCTGACACCACGTGTGACTCTGAAGCCTCTTGTGCCAAGCTTTCCCTGCTTTGCAAACTTGTGTGTTTCACTGATGGAGAAG CCACATATCGACTTTGGATTCAAATTGTTGGGTGGAGATGTCATGGCAATACCTGGCTTGCATCGGTTTGTCCGG GAGAAAATATCAAAGCAAATCGCAAACTTGTATCACTGGCCTAAGCTTATACAAATTCCTATTTTAGATGAAGCGAG TGGTGCGACAAAGAAACCAGTTGGAATATTACATGTAAAGGTAATTCGAGCCATGAATCTTCTCAAGATGGACTTGCTTGGAAAATCTGATCCCTATGTCAAGCTCCGTTTGAGTGGTGAGAAACTGCCTTCAAAGAAGACGTCTATTAAGATGAGCAACCTGAATCCTGAGTGGAATGAACACTTCAGATTTATAGTCAAGGATCCTGAAACACAAATCCTTGAGCTCCGCATGTTTGATTGGGAAAAG GTTAAAATGCATGATAAACTGGGTATGCAAGTAGTTCCCCTCCGCTTGCTTACTCCTTATGAGAGTAAACTGTTCACACTTGACCTTCTGAAAAGCATGGACCCAAATGATCCTCATAACAAGAAGAACAGAGGAAAGCTTGTCGTAGAGCTGACATTTGATCCCTTCAGAGATGACAGCAACAGTACCATTCTGATGTCAGATGGTGAAGGCAATGTCAGTGTAAAAAGGGACGTCCCACCTAGTGGAGGGTTGCTGTTGGTTTCAGTAGAAAATGCAGAAGACGTCGAGGGAAAGCGTCATACTAATCCGTATGCCGTGGTTCATTTTAGGGGAGAAAGGAAGGAAACGAAG ATAATCAAGAAAACAAGAGATCCAAGATGGAACGAAGAGTTTCAGTTCATGGTTGATGAGGCTCCTGTGGATGATAAGATCCACATCGAAGTAGTAAGCAAACGCCGTGGGCTCCGGCTTCCCTTCCGCAATAAG GAATCATTGGGGCATGTGGATATAAACCTAGTGGACGTCGTGAACAACGGACGGATCAACGAAAAATACCATCTGATCAACTCGAGGAACGGGATGGTACACGTCGAGATGAAATGGAGCACTGTATGA